A genome region from Tenebrio molitor chromosome 4, icTenMoli1.1, whole genome shotgun sequence includes the following:
- the LOC138129876 gene encoding phospholipid scramblase 2-like gives MASMNTAEERCLQPVINQPMRALQNAPEWMNPPQLAVNCPPGLEYLTQINQLLVHQKVELLEAFTGIETKNKYNIKNSLGQQVYYAEEDTDCWTRNCCGSIRPLGMKIFDNFKNEVIHLYRPLACDNCCFPCCLQTMEVSSPPGTLVGTVEQDWSLCFPMFSIKNANGEVVLRIKGPFCTMGCYRDVNFEVLSADGATKVGRITKQWTGLAQEMFTDADNFGITFPMDLDVKMKAVMLGACFLVDMMYFESDG, from the exons ATGGCTTCTATGAATACTGCCGAAGAAAGGTGTCTTCAGCCCGTCATAAATCAGCCGATGCGTGCACTTCAAAATGCCCCAG AATGGATGAATCCCCCTCAATTAGCAGTAAATTGTCCTCCAGGCTTGGAGTACCTTACACAGATCAATCAACTGCTGGTTCATCAAAAAGTGGAATTACTCGAAG CGTTCACCGGAATCGAAACGAAGAATAAATACAACATAAAGAATAGTTTAGGCCAACAAGTCTACTACGCCGAGGAAGATACAGACTGTTGGACGAGAAACTGTTGCGGCTCTATCCGCCCTCTAGGGATGAAAATATTCGACAACTTCAAGAACGAAGTGATCCATCTGTACCGGCCCTTGGCATGCGACAATTGCTGCTTCCCTTGTTGTCTACAA ACGATGGAAGTGTCGTCACCTCCTGGAACTCTCGTGGGGACGGTAGAACAAGACTGGAGTCTTTGCTTTCCGATGTTCTCCATTAAGAACGCAAACGGTGAAGTGGTGTTGCGCATAAAAGGCCCGTTTTGTACCATGGGATGTTACCGAGATGTTAATTTTGAGGTGTTGTCGGCGGATGGTGCCACAAAGGTGGGTCGAATTACGAAACAGTGGACTGGACTGGCTCAAGAGATGTTCACTGATGCTGATAATTTCGGGATCACTTTTCCTATGGATCTGGATGTTAAAATGAAGGCGGTCATGTTGGGAGCTTGTTTCCTAGTT GATATGATGTACTTTGAGAGTGACGGATAA